The DNA segment CAGACCGACGAAGTTCTAACCAAGCAAGATCGCTGGGAATGGAAATAGGTATTCCCGCGCAACCTACGTTTCAAACGCAACCGCAACAAATCGCCGCGAGCCTGTGAATTTACGTTGACCGCGCTGGAGTTTGTCGCCTTTCGCTTGGGACGTGCGATTTATAAATGAAGGAAATCTGGCTCCCCTCGCCCTCAAAACAAGCTCGCCTAAGACAGATTTGATACTGGATCAACGGTTCGCCAGCTAATGCAATTTAGGTCGATTCAAAGGCTTGTTTTGGGGGAGAGGGGCTGGAGGAGAGGAGCCGACAGCGTTGGGCAAGGCGTGGCATAATCGCTTGAAATCCGAGGCGTTCACCGAATCTTCGCTGCAAAATCGCCGCCTGGAAATCTCCCCCCCTCCCCCAGCCCCTCTCCCCCAAGCGAGCTCCACTAAATCAAAGAAAGAGGCAGAGATCACGCAATGAGCTAGCAGAGATTTCTTCCGCAACAAAGAGCTCGCTTAGGGGCGAGGGGAGCCAGACTTTCTTGATTTATTTATCGCACGTCCCCCGCGAAAGTACGCCCGCAATCGGTTTTTCACGGGGGACACGAAGTCAATAGGTGACGGTTTCCGAGTTGGCTTGCTGCTGTGCGACAACGCATCCGAAAATCCCAACCCGCTGCATAAGCGAGGGACTGGGAACACGGTCCGTCATCCCTCGCTAACGCAGCGGGTTGGGATTCGCTGCGTCGACGCTCCTAGCCCGCAGGCTTGCGAAAGAGTTCCGTTTTCGGGCTTGCCCCGGCGGACTCACAACTGGCAGCTACCCTCCTATGCAATCGAAATGCGGTTCTCCGCCAGCCCCGAATCGCCTAGGCGATTCGGGGCTGGCGGAGAAGGATGAACGGGGACGCAGCAATAGGGTAGCTGCCAGTTGTTGTCCCGACTGGGACAAGCCCAGCGGAAACAAACAGCGGCCGAAATCTTAACCCGATGCGGCAGCGACTTAGGAATTGTCGCCTTTCGCTTGGGACGTGCGATTTATAAATGAAGTAAATCTGGCTCCCCTCGCCCTCAAAACAAGCTCGCTTAAGACAGGTTTGATACCGGATCAACGGTTCGCCAGCTAATGCAATTCGGTACGATTCAAAGGCTTGTTTTGGGGGAGAGGGGCTGGGGGAGAGGGGCCGACAGCGTTGGGCAAGACGTGGCATAACCGCTTGAAATCCGAGGCGTTCAATGCGTCTTCGCTGCAAAATCGCCGCCTGGAAATCTCCCCCTCTCCCCCAAGCGAGCTCTACTAAATCAAAGAAAGAGGCAGAGAACATGCAATGAGCTAGCAGAGATTTCTTCCGCAACAAAGAGCTCGCTTAGGGGCGAGGGGAGCCAGACTTTCTTGATTCATTTATCGCACGGCCCGAGCGAAAGGCGACAATCAAAAATCGCCAGCCCAACCCCGGAGCGACGAAACTGCGACCTACCTTTTCTCATTTCGCGCACGCGGAAAAGAAAGCGGCGCCGTCTAATCGGCTTGCTTCCGAACCAGATTCATCCCTTCTCGACCACGGTAAGTCAGCAACAGGGCTCCGTCGGCGGCACAGGCATCAAAAACCGATTCGAAAAACTCGTGTTCACCTGGCCAAGGGAAGGCAAAAAAGAGATCGAACTCATCCATCGATAGCCCGATTTCTTCATACACATCCCCCTCGCCTGTATCGACATGTTCGATGTCGGCCCCCCAGTCCAACAGACCGTTCACATCGCGGGGGATGAAACTTCCTTGAAAAAAATCGACCCCAATCCCCAGCTCGTCGGCTAGTTCGCTGGACTGTTCCACCAACGATGCTTCGATCTCAATGCCAACGGCCTCCATGTCCTGCATCGCCGCCAGCATCGCAGCCACCCCGAATCCGCTGCCGAGTTCACAAAAACGATCGCCGGCCAGCAAATGATTCTGCTCAATCCAGAGAAGCGATTGACCAAGCAAATGAAAGTCGCAGGTCACAAAGTTCTCGATGACTTGTTGGTCCCGCAACATGAACCGTTCGATCTTCTCATTCGCGCGATCCATCAACTGGGTCGCTTCCTGTGACAATTCGATCTCACGCATCGAATCCGGGATCACAATCGACTGTAGTGACACAAATAAATCTCGCGAAGCGGCAGTAATCAAAGGAATACAAAAGCGTCGCAGTGTAGCCGACCCCTTATCGCGAACGAAGGGTCCTACCCTCGGAGTTCCAACATCAAATTCCCAGATCGTCGCATCCGGGCGTCAGCGCTACGCGCCCCGCTGCGAAAACGTGGCCAAACAAAACCGCAGTATGGGTCACTTCGCAAGCTGAAATTCTACGACCACTGCTCGATGATCGGACGGATACGGATCGATCACGATATCCGCATTCGCTGTCGATTCACCCACGATCTTCGCCGATTTTGCAGTGGAGTGAGGACTATGAAACACAAAATCAATTCGGTCGTGCCGATCCTTTGGATCATCGGGTGGGGTCGACGGAGTCCAGGTAAAGGCGTTGCGTTTCAGCGGGTCAGGATGAACTTGGCGGAAGGAATCGAGCAACCCTGCATCGCAAACAGCGCTTGTCGTTGGCCATGCAACGGCTAGGGGACAGGCTCCCGCAGCTGCCGCGGCCGGTATCCAGTCCAAGTGTGAAGGCTCATTGAAATCGCCGGTAACAAACAGCGGTATTTCCGAATCGATAGATTTCAGTTCGGACAGCATTCGTCGTAGCGGCGCACCGCGAGCTTCATCAGCCTCCAGAATCGCTTGTTCGGCGGTTTCGATAAATCGCCCTTTGCCGTAAGGAATTTTCAATAGCTGGTAAGGCTGATAAGGGGAAGCGGGGAAATGAGCATTAAACAAATAGAGGTTCTTGCCGCCGGGCAAGGCAACCTGCACGCCCCATTTGTTTGGTGTCGAAGCGGTGATCGGAAATCGACTGATCACGGCCGTCCGACCTCCTTGATCCAGGAAATGCCAACCGAGCAATTCGGCTAGGCGGGCACCGTTGTCGATTCCTGGTTTCCCCTCACCAGACTTTGCTTCGGTCTCTTGCAGCCCAACAACATCCGCCTTGGAGGCTCGCACAAGTGTGGCGGACTGTTCCAGAGACTGACCGCCCGCCACACCCCCTAACCACATGTTAAACGACATGATTCGAATCGTTGTCGCCGGATCATCCGCAGCTGCCACCCCCGCCGATCCGACGACGCCAAACGCTACCGCAATCGCCAGATAAATGCAGCTGCCAACCAGACCACGAAATCGAACCATCATTATGCAAACCTATTAATCGTCTATTTAGTTTCCGCAATCATACCTCCAACAATTTTACGCGTCCAAGTCGATCCCCAAGATCACCCACGCGCTGCGTAAGCGAGGGACTGAAAGCGCCATCCCGACATCCCAAACCGCTGCGTAAGCAAGGGACTGAAACCGCAGTCCGTCATCCCAACCCGCTGCGTAAGCGAGGGACCGAAAGAGCCGTCCGCTATCCCTCGCTGACGCAGCGGGTTGGGATTTTGGTCTCCTGTCACACCCCTGCAATCCGCTAGGAAACCGCCAACCTATCAATCGCTCCTCCCCCCACTAACGAACGTTCCTTTAAAGCGACTTTCGCCGAGCGAAAGGTTACAATCTTTGATGCTTCTCCCCTCGGCCCGACGACGCACATTAGGCACTGGATGATGACCGACCGAATGCACAACCTATCTCTGCAGTGGTCCTGGATTCCCTGTTTCCTTTTCCTGATCGCGCTGACGCCTCCTTCGCTTGCAGATTCTCACGCGACCGCAGAATCACCGCCGACCATCCTGCTGGCGTCTGCCGAAAAAGCTCTCCTGCCAATCGTGGTCAGAGAGGACTGCGATGCCATCGTGCTGGCCGCCGCTAAAGACCTACAGGAGTATCTGCAAAAGATCAGCGGTGCTCCCTTCACCATTCAAGAAGCGGCAGCAGACTTCGATGGCAGCCAACCGGGAATCGTGGTTGGACTGGAAACCTCGTTTCCAAATCGACCGGGAAGGCAACCGTTTGACGATTCGGGTATCGGACCTGATCAGTACCTTTTATGCTCCACCACAAATCAGCTCTACGTGCTAGGTTCGACACCCATGGCCGTCGAAAACGCGGTCTGGGGTCTGCTGCATCGCATGGGATATCGCTTGTATTTTTTGACCGATACGTGGGAAGTCGTCCCCGATCAGCCTAAATTATCGATTGCGATTTGTGTGACCGAAAAACCGGACTACGTTACGCGTCAGGCGCCGCGTGGTGCCCCATGGTCCGACCGCGCATTATGGGCTCGCTGGAAAACACGCAATCGACTGAACTCTTCTTACTCCCTTAGCACCGGACACGCCTACGGGAACATCGTCAGGCGTCATCAGGAAGCCTTTTCCGCCCACCCAGAGTATTTCGCTTTGGTTGATGGCGAACGTCGCACGGGACCGAATGCGAAGTTCTGCATCAGCAACCCAGGGCTCCGGCAACTGGTCGTCGACCATGCCGTTGCCACGATCAAGGCGAATCCAAGACTTAAAAGCATCTCGATGGATCCGTCGGACGGAGGCGGGTGGTGCGAATGCGACCAATGCGCTGCAGTGGGAAGCGTTTCAGATCGGGCGTTGACCCTTGCCAACGATGTGGCGACCGCGATTAACAAGTTGGGATTAGGGCCCAAACATGTCGGCATGTATGGATACAACCAACACAGCCCACCTCCAAATATCAAAGCCCACCCCAATGTCGTGATCAGCGTAGCAACCGCATTCATCAGGGGTGGGTACACGGTTGAGGAATTGGTCGAAGGCTGGCAACGGCAAGACGCCGTCATCGGCATTCGCGACTATCACGATGTCTTTGCTTGGAGCCATGACCTGCCGAGGAAAGCACGCGGTGGCAAGATCGATTACCTGACCCGCACGATTCCCTGGTTCTACGAACATGGTGCGAGGTTCATGAATTCAGAAAACATGGACAGCTGGGGTGCCAATGGCCTTGGTTATTGGTTAACGCCGCAGATCCTTTGGGATGTCGATAACGCCCAGCAAGTGGATGACCTGATCGAGGACTTTCTGACCGGTGCCTTTGGCGAAGCGGCTGCACCGATGCGACAGTTTTTTCAGTTGCTAAACCAGGACTCGGTATCGGTTCGATCTCAAGAGGACGTCATAGCCCGCATGTACCGATATCTCGACAAGGCTCAACAGCTGACCTCCGACCAACAAATCCATGCCCGTATTGCGGACCTGATTTTGTACACACGCTATCTGGAGCTCTACCAGACCTACCGAGTCTCCAAAGGCTCCGCCAGGCAAGCCGGGTTTGAACAGGTGTGGCGACATGCCTACCGCATTCAAGACAGAATGATGCTGTCGACCGTCGCCCTTTGCCAACGAGACCGTTTTCGCGACTCCGCTGTCAATGTTCCCGCAGAGGCTGACTGGAAGGTTCCCGAAGAAGAGAATCCTTGGAAAAGCAGTGAACCGTTTTCTACAGACGAAATCCAAGACATTCTCGCAGCAGGGATCAAAGCCAATCAGCCAACCGTCCTTGATTTTGTCGCTCAAAACTATAGTGACGATCTTGTTCCCGCGAACCAATTGAACTTGGCTCCGGTCGCCAAAGGACGCTACGACAATCGCAATCGCGGAACGCAGCGGGTTCATACCTGGCTGCCGAAACCGAAATCGACACTCGAACTACAAGTGACCGGTGGGTTGATCAAACACTATCGCGATCGCGGCAACGTTCGATTCCAGCTTCACGCACAAGCGGAAGCGACCCTCGATGCGGTCGACACCGACAACAGTGTGCCCCCCGATGGCATCCAGCGCACCGTTCGCTTAACCAGTCCCTATAGCGGACTTCATTCGATAGAGTGGAACGACGGCAGCGACCAGACCCAAGTCGTTTGGCCTGCGGATATTCCTTGGACCGTACGCTCATCGATCGAGGAACCGATGCGGTTAGGCGGAAGGTGGGACCTCTACTTCTATGTCCCACGCGGAACGAAAATCGTCGGCGGTTATACCGATTCCACAAAAGGCGAATTGCATGATTCAGAGGGCAACCGCCTCTTCGATTTTTCCGAGATGGATTCCCCCGGATACTTCAGTGTCGCCGTTCCCAGCGGTCAGGATCGCGCACTTTGGAAATTTGTCAATTCCCGTGGAAGCCGCATGCTGATGACGGTTCCTCCCTACCTCGCCCCCAGCGCCGAAACGCTGTTGCTACCACGAGAGGTCGTTGACGCCGATCACGAAGAATAGCCGGTGCACCGAACAATGCGTTCCGCTGCAGAACAGACGGTGGTTGGACAGCAACGGAATTGCAGCACCTGCATCCGTTCCGGACAACCTTTTACCGCGTCGGGGAAGTCAAATCCGGATCCAGTTGCGAATCCGGATCACGAAGATGATCGACCAAAAAGCGTGTTGCTTCCGCAAGGTGAACGCCTCGATAGAAGGCTTTCCCACCATGGCCGGCGTTTTCAAGAACAACCAATTCCGCCTCTAGTCCCGCTGCCTTGTAACGCTGGACCATATGTTGGCTTTGATCCAACAACACGGTCCGATCGGCGGTGCCATGGAACACCAGCAACGGTGGGTCGTCCTTAGAGATATAGTTCGCGGGACTGGCAAACCGTTCCGTTTCGACAGCTAACCTTTCGCCTTCGGTACCGCCCAACAGTGCAAAGCTGCCTGACTGATTGGTGTACGCACGCTCGGGTTGAGTCTGACCTCGCAACACGAAATCGGATGGCCCGAAGTAATCGATGACGGCCTGGACATCGGATGGGTAGTCAAGGTTCCCGCCGGTATCCCCTTCCAGAGCAGCAACGCCGGCAGAGGTCCCGACCAACAGCGCCAGATGCCCGCCCGCGGAACTGCCTGCGACCGCGATTCTGGTCGAATCCAAACCGTAGCGTTTCGCGTTCGCCCGCAACCAACGGATTGCCCCTTTGCAGTCGTGAATTTGAGCTGGAAAGATAGCCGTATCGGTAAAACGATACCGAATACTTGCCAACGCAAACCCCTGTTCAGTCAGTTTCACAAGGGGAGGATTTTTGTTGGATCCAGCTCGCCATCCGCCTCCATGAATCCAAACGATTAACGGAGACGCGGTTTCGCTTTTGGGTAGATACAAATCCAACGTCAGCGGTGCCCCGGCTACTTCGCCGTAGACCAAATCACGATGGACTTGAACTTCCTTTTTCTCCTGACCATACAGCGGCGATAGAACAGCAGCGCTGGCCACCAACGCGGCC comes from the Roseimaritima multifibrata genome and includes:
- a CDS encoding DUF4838 domain-containing protein, whose protein sequence is MHNLSLQWSWIPCFLFLIALTPPSLADSHATAESPPTILLASAEKALLPIVVREDCDAIVLAAAKDLQEYLQKISGAPFTIQEAAADFDGSQPGIVVGLETSFPNRPGRQPFDDSGIGPDQYLLCSTTNQLYVLGSTPMAVENAVWGLLHRMGYRLYFLTDTWEVVPDQPKLSIAICVTEKPDYVTRQAPRGAPWSDRALWARWKTRNRLNSSYSLSTGHAYGNIVRRHQEAFSAHPEYFALVDGERRTGPNAKFCISNPGLRQLVVDHAVATIKANPRLKSISMDPSDGGGWCECDQCAAVGSVSDRALTLANDVATAINKLGLGPKHVGMYGYNQHSPPPNIKAHPNVVISVATAFIRGGYTVEELVEGWQRQDAVIGIRDYHDVFAWSHDLPRKARGGKIDYLTRTIPWFYEHGARFMNSENMDSWGANGLGYWLTPQILWDVDNAQQVDDLIEDFLTGAFGEAAAPMRQFFQLLNQDSVSVRSQEDVIARMYRYLDKAQQLTSDQQIHARIADLILYTRYLELYQTYRVSKGSARQAGFEQVWRHAYRIQDRMMLSTVALCQRDRFRDSAVNVPAEADWKVPEEENPWKSSEPFSTDEIQDILAAGIKANQPTVLDFVAQNYSDDLVPANQLNLAPVAKGRYDNRNRGTQRVHTWLPKPKSTLELQVTGGLIKHYRDRGNVRFQLHAQAEATLDAVDTDNSVPPDGIQRTVRLTSPYSGLHSIEWNDGSDQTQVVWPADIPWTVRSSIEEPMRLGGRWDLYFYVPRGTKIVGGYTDSTKGELHDSEGNRLFDFSEMDSPGYFSVAVPSGQDRALWKFVNSRGSRMLMTVPPYLAPSAETLLLPREVVDADHEE
- a CDS encoding class I SAM-dependent methyltransferase, whose amino-acid sequence is MSLQSIVIPDSMREIELSQEATQLMDRANEKIERFMLRDQQVIENFVTCDFHLLGQSLLWIEQNHLLAGDRFCELGSGFGVAAMLAAMQDMEAVGIEIEASLVEQSSELADELGIGVDFFQGSFIPRDVNGLLDWGADIEHVDTGEGDVYEEIGLSMDEFDLFFAFPWPGEHEFFESVFDACAADGALLLTYRGREGMNLVRKQAD
- a CDS encoding endonuclease/exonuclease/phosphatase family protein, translating into MMVRFRGLVGSCIYLAIAVAFGVVGSAGVAAADDPATTIRIMSFNMWLGGVAGGQSLEQSATLVRASKADVVGLQETEAKSGEGKPGIDNGARLAELLGWHFLDQGGRTAVISRFPITASTPNKWGVQVALPGGKNLYLFNAHFPASPYQPYQLLKIPYGKGRFIETAEQAILEADEARGAPLRRMLSELKSIDSEIPLFVTGDFNEPSHLDWIPAAAAAGACPLAVAWPTTSAVCDAGLLDSFRQVHPDPLKRNAFTWTPSTPPDDPKDRHDRIDFVFHSPHSTAKSAKIVGESTANADIVIDPYPSDHRAVVVEFQLAK
- a CDS encoding alpha/beta hydrolase, encoding MRVMIAKSLLAALVASAAVLSPLYGQEKKEVQVHRDLVYGEVAGAPLTLDLYLPKSETASPLIVWIHGGGWRAGSNKNPPLVKLTEQGFALASIRYRFTDTAIFPAQIHDCKGAIRWLRANAKRYGLDSTRIAVAGSSAGGHLALLVGTSAGVAALEGDTGGNLDYPSDVQAVIDYFGPSDFVLRGQTQPERAYTNQSGSFALLGGTEGERLAVETERFASPANYISKDDPPLLVFHGTADRTVLLDQSQHMVQRYKAAGLEAELVVLENAGHGGKAFYRGVHLAEATRFLVDHLRDPDSQLDPDLTSPTR